The following proteins come from a genomic window of Tepidiforma thermophila:
- a CDS encoding DUF4011 domain-containing protein, with the protein MGSDPVVTFGLRDGRSRQAQPPPVSDRLRQRIERWKQQLLDVTRRNRGINFRTAHSTLALPRSPAELWQTFIVDESSDEFAARDFAPEAPFPADDDRARAAFDAARRLIDRARTADREQGIRVLFLALGWLEWVDRDRHRLRSPLILVPVDLTLDRAARVIRLSPAADDAPEVNPSLAYVLRAQYGIRLPAFEDEEGQPCFDGIDAYLAAVRRAVAAQDGWTVEADGPVVDVFAFAKLAMVEELDRAAARLAANPVVARLVGESFPAEGLSTDGDDADAPRPPIDERIPPGALHVVIDADAFQLEAVAMAAAGRSFVIEGPPGTGKSQTITNIVAELVAAGKTVLFVAEKRVAREVVLDNLQQTGLAEACLHLAINAGAGARADTKAAVIKEIMDTLDAGPPPPLPPGDLAGRARELRDRLNAHTRAMSAPLGQGGWTTAYDLVGNAEHTRADRRDLSGIPPLVDCDRFWLDDVAAACARLDALPAPALEALAGPWSAFRGPGGALPAAVRAALERVAAAPAAAAAALDGATEPLHPAPGAMTPPALAAAADHLEAFETLRRRSASPLRFLSPGFYRARAAAARAREAGYRDPGDAARRAADLRALAARCAEDAALLALCFGSEHPLGGPLEQAAAWAEALLPGLDAWAALDEAARALADLEARGMRGPVVALLRDPSARGRLAPIVRASVLAAWAQEALASPAILTPGEHQRLVDALARLDQELIAAARQDVLARLRTSRRRLTRTPSIAMRQLAKYHRAKRRPALRVMLARTRQAVQALKPCLLMSPLAVAQYLCHERDEDTYRFDCVIVDEASMVPTADMAVALSLAPQAIIVGDSKQMPPTSFFSRDLEAENGPGEDDDVGFESILDEAAPVLPSTMLRAHYRSRDETLIAFSNVHFYDGRLIAYPDAWGVRPESGVHFEYVADGAYGRGGTRANPAEAARCIAVLRRELAAANFTRQVSITSMSIAQQQEILRQVEEAALADPLIRRWLDEGGLVRNLETVQGDESDVMILSVGYGRDETGRLILNFGPLGKEKGERRLNVAITRARWKTIVVSSLRASDIDPARTSATGTLRLRDYLDYAERGLPALEVSGRFAPRQPEPFEQALGARLAAEGLRVVPCVGAGGYTVDLAIAHPEDPERYILGMLCDGPGSWGAPACRDRELGNTAVLLRMGWNIHRVFAAAWFRDPDTELARILEAYRAALRP; encoded by the coding sequence GTGGGCAGCGATCCGGTCGTTACCTTCGGCCTCCGCGACGGCCGGTCCCGCCAGGCGCAACCCCCGCCCGTCAGCGACCGCCTCCGCCAGCGGATCGAGCGGTGGAAGCAGCAGCTCCTCGATGTCACCCGCCGCAACCGCGGCATCAACTTTCGCACGGCGCACTCCACCCTCGCCCTCCCCCGCTCCCCGGCCGAACTCTGGCAGACTTTCATCGTCGACGAATCGAGCGACGAGTTCGCCGCCCGCGATTTCGCCCCCGAGGCCCCGTTCCCGGCCGACGACGACCGCGCCCGCGCCGCCTTCGACGCCGCCCGCCGCCTGATCGACCGCGCACGCACCGCCGACCGCGAACAGGGCATCCGCGTCCTCTTCCTCGCCCTCGGCTGGCTCGAATGGGTCGACCGTGACCGCCACCGCCTCCGGTCCCCGCTCATCCTCGTGCCGGTCGACCTCACCCTCGACCGGGCCGCCCGCGTCATCCGCCTCTCCCCTGCCGCCGACGACGCCCCCGAGGTCAACCCCTCGCTCGCCTACGTCCTCCGCGCCCAGTACGGCATCCGCCTGCCCGCCTTCGAAGACGAGGAGGGCCAGCCCTGCTTCGACGGCATCGACGCCTACCTCGCCGCTGTCCGCCGCGCCGTCGCCGCACAGGATGGCTGGACGGTCGAGGCCGACGGCCCCGTCGTCGACGTCTTCGCCTTCGCCAAGCTCGCCATGGTCGAAGAGCTCGACCGCGCTGCTGCCCGCCTCGCCGCGAACCCCGTCGTCGCCCGCCTGGTCGGCGAATCCTTCCCGGCCGAGGGCCTCTCCACCGATGGCGACGACGCCGACGCGCCCCGCCCGCCCATCGACGAGCGCATCCCTCCCGGCGCCCTCCACGTCGTCATCGATGCCGACGCCTTCCAGCTCGAAGCCGTCGCCATGGCCGCCGCCGGCCGGAGCTTCGTCATCGAAGGCCCGCCCGGCACCGGCAAGTCCCAGACCATCACCAACATCGTCGCCGAGCTGGTCGCCGCCGGGAAAACCGTCCTCTTCGTCGCCGAAAAGCGGGTCGCCCGCGAAGTCGTCCTCGACAACCTCCAGCAGACCGGCCTCGCCGAGGCCTGCCTCCACCTCGCCATCAACGCCGGCGCCGGCGCCCGCGCCGACACCAAGGCCGCCGTCATCAAAGAGATCATGGACACCCTCGATGCCGGCCCACCGCCGCCGCTGCCGCCCGGCGACCTCGCCGGGCGCGCTCGCGAACTCCGCGACCGGCTCAACGCCCACACCCGTGCGATGTCCGCGCCCCTCGGGCAGGGCGGCTGGACGACCGCCTACGACCTCGTCGGCAACGCCGAGCACACCCGCGCCGACCGCCGCGACCTGTCCGGCATCCCCCCGCTCGTCGACTGCGACCGCTTCTGGCTCGACGACGTCGCGGCGGCCTGCGCCCGTCTCGATGCCCTCCCGGCTCCTGCCCTCGAAGCGCTCGCCGGCCCCTGGTCTGCCTTCCGCGGCCCCGGCGGCGCCCTCCCGGCCGCCGTCCGCGCAGCGCTCGAACGGGTGGCCGCTGCCCCGGCCGCCGCTGCCGCCGCGCTCGACGGCGCAACCGAGCCGCTGCACCCGGCGCCCGGAGCGATGACCCCGCCCGCCCTCGCTGCGGCGGCTGATCACCTCGAGGCCTTCGAAACGCTCCGCCGCCGCTCGGCATCGCCCCTCCGGTTCCTCTCCCCCGGCTTTTACCGCGCCCGCGCTGCCGCAGCCCGCGCACGCGAGGCCGGCTACCGCGACCCCGGCGATGCCGCCCGCCGCGCCGCCGACCTCCGGGCCCTGGCCGCCCGCTGCGCCGAGGACGCCGCCCTCCTCGCTCTTTGCTTCGGCAGCGAACACCCCCTCGGCGGCCCGCTCGAGCAGGCCGCCGCCTGGGCCGAGGCCCTCCTCCCCGGCCTGGATGCCTGGGCCGCCCTCGATGAAGCCGCCCGCGCCCTCGCCGACCTCGAAGCGCGCGGCATGCGCGGCCCCGTGGTCGCCCTCCTCCGCGACCCGTCCGCCCGCGGCCGCCTCGCGCCAATCGTCCGCGCCTCCGTCCTCGCCGCCTGGGCACAGGAAGCGCTCGCCTCCCCCGCGATCCTCACCCCCGGCGAGCACCAGCGCCTCGTCGACGCCCTCGCCCGGCTCGACCAGGAGCTGATCGCCGCCGCCCGCCAGGACGTCCTCGCGCGCCTCCGCACCTCCCGGCGGCGGCTCACCCGCACGCCCTCCATCGCCATGCGCCAGCTCGCGAAGTACCACCGCGCGAAGCGCCGCCCGGCCCTGCGCGTCATGCTCGCCCGTACCCGCCAGGCGGTGCAGGCCCTCAAGCCCTGCCTCCTCATGAGCCCGCTCGCCGTCGCCCAGTACCTCTGCCACGAGCGCGACGAGGACACCTACCGCTTCGATTGCGTCATCGTCGATGAAGCCTCCATGGTGCCCACCGCCGATATGGCCGTCGCCCTCTCCCTTGCGCCACAGGCGATCATCGTCGGCGACTCGAAGCAGATGCCCCCGACCAGCTTCTTCTCCCGCGACCTCGAAGCCGAGAACGGCCCCGGCGAGGACGACGACGTCGGCTTCGAAAGCATCCTCGACGAGGCCGCGCCGGTGCTCCCGTCAACCATGCTCCGCGCCCACTACCGCAGCCGCGATGAGACCCTCATCGCCTTCTCCAATGTCCACTTCTACGATGGCCGCCTCATCGCCTACCCCGACGCCTGGGGCGTCCGGCCCGAGTCCGGCGTCCACTTCGAGTACGTCGCCGATGGCGCCTACGGCCGCGGCGGCACACGAGCCAACCCGGCCGAGGCAGCCCGCTGCATCGCCGTCCTCCGCCGCGAGCTCGCGGCCGCGAACTTCACCCGCCAGGTCTCCATCACCTCCATGTCGATCGCCCAGCAGCAGGAGATCCTCCGCCAGGTCGAGGAGGCCGCGCTCGCCGACCCCCTCATCCGCCGCTGGCTCGACGAAGGCGGCCTCGTCCGCAACCTCGAAACCGTCCAGGGCGATGAATCCGACGTTATGATCCTCAGCGTCGGCTACGGCCGCGACGAAACCGGCCGCCTCATCCTCAACTTCGGCCCGCTCGGGAAGGAAAAGGGCGAGCGCCGGCTGAATGTCGCCATCACCCGCGCCCGCTGGAAGACCATCGTCGTCTCCTCACTGCGCGCCTCCGACATCGACCCCGCCCGCACCAGCGCCACCGGCACCCTCCGCCTGCGCGACTACCTCGATTACGCCGAGCGCGGCCTCCCCGCCCTCGAAGTGAGCGGCCGCTTCGCGCCTCGCCAGCCGGAACCGTTCGAACAGGCCCTGGGCGCCCGGCTCGCAGCGGAGGGGCTCCGCGTCGTCCCGTGCGTCGGCGCCGGCGGCTACACGGTCGACCTCGCCATCGCCCATCCGGAGGACCCGGAGCGCTACATCCTCGGCATGCTCTGCGACGGCCCCGGCTCCTGGGGCGCGCCGGCCTGCCGCGACCGTGAGCTCGGCAACACCGCCGTCCTCCTCCGCATGGGGTGGAACATCCACCGTGTTTTCGCCGCAGCCTGGTTCCGCGACCCCGATACCGAGCTCGCCCGCATCCTCGAGGCCTACCGCGCCGCGCTCCGCCCCTGA
- a CDS encoding ferredoxin reductase family protein produces MTRSWSAGMAWLAAYALFIGAMPFIAAIDHDRRGREFLLEFSVALGFIGLAMMWLQFALTARFRWIAPGSGLDTLMQIHRQAGISAFALVLAHPVLAIAANDRFLHYLDPGHGVARAAALWVVLIALVAILGSSLWRKRLGLRYEWWRLSHAVLATVIVFIGLVHVLRVGFYIDDPWKQALWSGLTAGAIGLLGYTRVVRPLRMWRKPYRVAEVRREPGSSWTVVLEPVGHPGLRFAPGQFAWVTIGASPFSLEQHPFSFASSAEAAGRLEFTIKELGDWTGRIGQVPAGTTAYLDGPYGAFTVRDDAERIVGIAGGVGITPIMSILRTWRDRGDRRPAALLSAAGTLEGMVYREELEAMARERGLELTLLPREAPPGWPGPSGLPNEALIRGLVERHGTRGTQYLVCGPPPLMDLAERTLLAAGVPASAIRAERFDIA; encoded by the coding sequence ATGACACGTTCCTGGTCGGCAGGGATGGCCTGGCTGGCGGCGTACGCGCTCTTCATCGGGGCGATGCCGTTCATCGCAGCGATCGACCACGACCGGCGCGGGCGGGAGTTCCTGCTCGAGTTCTCAGTGGCGCTGGGGTTCATCGGGCTGGCGATGATGTGGCTGCAGTTCGCCCTGACGGCGCGGTTCCGCTGGATTGCGCCGGGCTCGGGGCTGGACACGCTGATGCAGATCCACCGGCAGGCGGGGATTTCGGCGTTTGCGCTCGTGCTTGCGCACCCGGTGCTGGCGATCGCGGCGAACGACCGGTTCCTCCATTACCTCGACCCCGGCCACGGCGTCGCGCGGGCGGCGGCGCTCTGGGTGGTGCTCATTGCGCTCGTCGCGATCCTGGGGAGCAGCCTCTGGCGGAAGCGGCTGGGCCTCCGCTATGAATGGTGGCGGCTGTCGCACGCGGTGCTGGCGACGGTCATCGTGTTCATCGGGCTGGTGCACGTCCTGCGGGTCGGGTTCTACATCGATGACCCGTGGAAGCAGGCGCTCTGGAGCGGGCTGACGGCCGGGGCGATTGGGCTGCTCGGCTATACGCGGGTGGTTCGGCCGCTGCGGATGTGGCGGAAGCCGTACCGGGTGGCGGAGGTGCGGCGGGAGCCGGGCAGTTCGTGGACGGTGGTGCTGGAGCCCGTCGGCCACCCGGGGTTGCGGTTCGCGCCGGGCCAGTTCGCGTGGGTGACGATCGGCGCGAGCCCGTTTTCGCTGGAGCAGCACCCGTTCTCGTTCGCCTCGAGCGCGGAGGCGGCCGGGCGGCTGGAGTTCACGATCAAGGAGCTCGGCGACTGGACAGGGAGGATCGGGCAGGTGCCGGCCGGGACGACGGCGTACCTCGATGGGCCGTACGGGGCGTTCACCGTGCGCGACGATGCGGAGCGGATTGTGGGAATCGCCGGCGGCGTGGGGATTACGCCGATCATGAGCATCCTGCGGACGTGGCGGGACCGCGGGGACCGGCGGCCTGCGGCGCTGCTCTCTGCCGCAGGGACTTTGGAGGGGATGGTGTACCGCGAGGAGCTGGAGGCGATGGCGCGGGAGCGGGGGCTGGAGCTGACGCTTCTGCCGCGGGAGGCGCCCCCGGGGTGGCCGGGACCTTCCGGGCTGCCGAACGAAGCGCTTATCCGCGGGCTGGTCGAACGCCACGGCACGCGCGGCACGCAGTACCTCGTGTGTGGGCCGCCGCCGCTGATGGACCTGGCGGAGCGGACGCTGCTGGCGGCCGGGGTGCCGGCCAGTGCGATCCGGGCAGAACGGTTCGATATCGCGTAA
- a CDS encoding phosphatase PAP2 family protein produces MRGLLDALAFHLPSHPLEGAVTLGALAVSAAAWRRAGGPAVAALATAGAAGAFFQVGHPAIPVAIAAVGLLHARSGRRITPGAFARETAIVMAGFLAYEAARFQVVSDPEPAIRNARRIIDLEAAFGLFRERELQQLLVGPGPVTAAWNFLYSHAFLAVVIGALLWLVVADPPRYRLFRNALGISTVLAIILIAWYPVAPPRLVPGLGIEDTVVTAGNVHKFANEYAAMPSLHVGWTALVGWVLALPLRGWSRAAVMFGPGLGMLLVVIVTGNHYWLDGVAGAAVTIGPAVVLLHRAAVAGFLREAASALPRIPAAAANPRGRVSTLALGGLFVYLGAGQLINPGFTDFWGYLFFQVGAMLVLLLAAEAFLSREGGLSWLTHGIAIVCAWADVLGTDGDLYARIDEYDKLTHFLGTAAVTAAAYEILRAAARRSGSGRLPRDRFLLSVAIGVAAGIGWEVYEYLGDVVFQTTRSQGRWDTFNDLVSDTAGAVAIAALLWRQERRGLAGELEPRPRARPAPPS; encoded by the coding sequence ATGCGCGGACTGCTCGATGCGCTTGCCTTCCACCTGCCCTCCCACCCCCTCGAGGGCGCGGTCACCCTCGGCGCCCTCGCGGTCAGCGCTGCCGCCTGGCGCCGCGCCGGCGGTCCCGCCGTAGCGGCCCTTGCGACGGCCGGCGCTGCGGGCGCCTTTTTCCAGGTCGGCCACCCGGCCATCCCCGTCGCCATCGCCGCCGTCGGCCTCCTCCATGCCCGCTCCGGCCGGCGCATCACCCCCGGTGCCTTCGCCCGCGAAACCGCTATCGTCATGGCCGGCTTCCTCGCCTATGAAGCCGCGCGCTTCCAGGTCGTCTCCGACCCCGAACCCGCCATCCGCAACGCCCGGCGCATCATCGACCTCGAAGCCGCCTTCGGGCTCTTCCGCGAGCGCGAGCTCCAGCAGCTCCTCGTCGGCCCGGGCCCCGTCACCGCCGCCTGGAACTTCCTCTATTCCCACGCCTTCCTCGCCGTCGTCATCGGTGCCCTCCTCTGGCTCGTCGTCGCCGACCCGCCCCGGTACCGCCTCTTCCGGAACGCGCTCGGCATCTCGACGGTCCTCGCCATCATCCTGATCGCGTGGTACCCGGTCGCCCCGCCGCGGCTCGTGCCCGGCCTTGGCATCGAAGACACGGTCGTCACCGCCGGCAATGTCCACAAGTTCGCCAACGAGTACGCCGCCATGCCCAGCCTCCACGTGGGCTGGACTGCCCTTGTCGGCTGGGTGCTCGCCCTTCCCCTCCGCGGCTGGTCCCGCGCTGCGGTCATGTTCGGCCCCGGGCTCGGCATGCTCCTCGTCGTCATCGTCACCGGCAACCACTACTGGCTCGATGGCGTCGCCGGCGCTGCGGTGACCATCGGCCCCGCCGTCGTCCTCCTCCACCGCGCCGCGGTTGCCGGCTTCCTGCGCGAGGCCGCCTCGGCCCTGCCGCGCATCCCGGCCGCCGCCGCGAACCCCCGCGGGCGGGTCAGCACCCTCGCCCTCGGCGGCCTCTTCGTCTACCTCGGCGCCGGGCAGCTCATCAACCCCGGCTTCACCGACTTCTGGGGCTACCTCTTCTTCCAGGTCGGCGCCATGCTGGTGCTCCTCCTCGCCGCCGAGGCGTTCCTCTCCCGCGAGGGCGGCCTCTCCTGGCTCACCCACGGCATCGCCATCGTCTGCGCCTGGGCCGACGTCCTCGGCACCGACGGCGACCTCTACGCCCGCATCGACGAGTACGACAAGCTCACCCATTTCCTGGGCACAGCCGCCGTCACCGCTGCAGCCTATGAAATCCTCCGCGCCGCCGCCCGCAGGAGTGGTTCAGGCCGGCTCCCGCGCGACCGCTTCCTGCTCTCGGTCGCCATCGGCGTCGCCGCCGGTATCGGCTGGGAGGTATACGAGTACCTCGGCGATGTGGTCTTCCAAACCACCCGCAGCCAGGGCCGCTGGGATACCTTCAACGACCTGGTGAGCGATACCGCCGGCGCCGTTGCGATTGCTGCCCTCCTCTGGCGGCAGGAGCGCCGCGGCCTCGCCGGAGAGCTCGAACCCCGCCCGCGGGCCCGGCCCGCGCCCCCGTCCTGA
- a CDS encoding TlpA family protein disulfide reductase has product MAESTAAPSPARRLAGYAALALAVVIAAGAGLYFFVLAGDDSDAGTPAGPVLPSVYPNTGPLVPDRPEIGKPAPDFALVDARDTTVVRRLSDFRGRVVLLNWYASWCDPCKREIPAFVAARAALGGQLEVLGIDYLEPPEKAVGILQQLGADFPALLDADGSVASHYRIPGMPTTFLIGADGTLLAMRAGELREEDLPAFLARAGLSYNR; this is encoded by the coding sequence ATGGCAGAATCGACCGCCGCACCTTCGCCCGCCCGCCGGCTCGCCGGCTACGCCGCCCTCGCCCTCGCCGTTGTCATCGCCGCCGGCGCGGGCCTCTACTTCTTTGTCCTCGCCGGCGACGACAGCGATGCCGGCACGCCCGCCGGTCCGGTCCTCCCCTCCGTCTACCCGAACACCGGCCCGCTCGTTCCCGACCGGCCCGAAATCGGCAAGCCGGCGCCCGACTTCGCCCTCGTCGACGCCCGCGATACCACCGTCGTCCGCCGCCTCTCCGATTTCCGCGGCCGCGTGGTCCTCCTGAACTGGTATGCCAGCTGGTGCGATCCCTGCAAGCGCGAAATCCCCGCCTTCGTCGCCGCCCGCGCGGCCCTCGGCGGCCAGCTCGAAGTCCTCGGCATCGATTATCTCGAGCCGCCGGAGAAGGCCGTCGGCATCCTCCAGCAGCTCGGCGCCGACTTCCCCGCCCTGCTCGATGCCGACGGCTCCGTCGCCAGCCATTACCGCATCCCCGGCATGCCGACCACCTTCCTCATCGGCGCCGATGGCACCCTCCTCGCCATGCGCGCCGGCGAACTCCGCGAAGAGGACCTGCCGGCATTCCTCGCCCGGGCCGGCCTTTCTTACAATCGCTAA
- a CDS encoding response regulator transcription factor, whose translation MVAASERHPKVLIVEDEESLLFTLAHNLKREGYQVLTAARGDDGLRLAREKQPDLIVLDVMLPGIDGIQVCRMLRRDSDVPIIMLTALGGEGDRVAGLDTGADDYMAKPFGMRELMARVRALLRRSGPRAQPDLGPSVIVSGDLALDRERREVTRNGRVLRMKPKEFELLLFFAQHPGKVFTREQILDEVWGYDFYGGPRTVDVHVRWLRQKIEDDPANPARLRTIRGSGYLFEG comes from the coding sequence ATGGTTGCTGCGAGCGAACGCCACCCGAAGGTGCTGATCGTCGAGGACGAGGAGTCGCTCCTGTTCACCCTCGCCCACAATTTGAAGCGCGAAGGGTACCAGGTGCTGACCGCGGCGCGCGGCGACGACGGCCTGCGGCTGGCGCGGGAGAAGCAGCCGGACCTGATTGTGCTGGACGTGATGCTGCCGGGGATCGACGGCATCCAGGTGTGCCGGATGCTGCGGCGCGATTCGGATGTGCCGATCATCATGCTGACGGCGCTGGGCGGCGAAGGCGACCGGGTCGCCGGGCTCGACACGGGCGCGGACGACTACATGGCGAAGCCGTTCGGGATGCGGGAGCTGATGGCGCGAGTGCGGGCGCTGCTCCGGCGCTCGGGGCCGCGGGCGCAGCCGGACCTGGGGCCGAGCGTCATCGTCTCGGGCGACCTTGCACTCGACCGCGAGCGGCGGGAGGTGACGCGCAACGGGCGCGTCCTGCGGATGAAACCGAAAGAGTTCGAACTCCTGCTATTCTTCGCGCAACACCCGGGAAAGGTGTTCACCCGGGAGCAGATCCTCGATGAAGTATGGGGCTACGACTTCTACGGCGGGCCGCGGACGGTTGACGTCCATGTGCGCTGGCTGCGCCAGAAGATCGAGGATGACCCGGCGAACCCGGCCCGGCTGCGCACCATCCGGGGGAGCGGCTACCTGTTCGAAGGCTAG
- a CDS encoding HAMP domain-containing sensor histidine kinase has protein sequence MSRDLAARGAAIALVAAVVGFLLGLISDGPGWREVAVFLLTAAAGGAVGYVAFWRPSRAVRTVVEAAERIAEGELAQRVPDEPGPAGDLTRAFNVMAGRVATLFESVAFEHARLEAVFDASSDPMAALSADTTVRFLNPAAAQLFGTSMADAIGRRLIEVARDYELEALVERAAAEGRGQTAITRFGPRRVPLRAAALPIREGGDWAVLLILTDLTEVQRLDQVRRDFVSNVSHELRTPLASIRALVETLADGVEPGEAPEFYGRILRQVDRLTTLVNELLDLSRIESGAMPLKPEPVSVGEVLAEAASLLQTRAEAGDVTIIVEGTDLEVEADRAALLRVATNLLDNAVKWSPPGGRVWAQAADEGELVAISVKDEGPGIPEQDLPRVFERFFKSDASRANAGVGLGLAIVKHLVRAHGGTATVESTPGHGALFTVRLPKRFIGRRRDVPG, from the coding sequence ATGAGCCGGGACCTTGCGGCCCGGGGCGCGGCGATTGCGCTCGTCGCGGCAGTGGTCGGCTTTCTGCTCGGGCTGATCAGCGATGGGCCGGGCTGGCGTGAGGTCGCGGTGTTCCTGCTGACAGCGGCGGCCGGGGGCGCCGTCGGGTATGTGGCCTTCTGGCGGCCGTCGCGGGCCGTACGGACGGTGGTCGAGGCGGCGGAGCGGATCGCGGAAGGCGAGCTGGCCCAGCGGGTGCCGGATGAGCCGGGGCCGGCGGGCGACCTGACCCGGGCCTTCAACGTGATGGCAGGGCGGGTGGCGACGCTGTTCGAGAGTGTGGCGTTCGAGCATGCGCGGCTGGAGGCTGTCTTCGATGCCTCCTCGGACCCGATGGCCGCGCTGAGCGCCGACACGACGGTGAGGTTCCTGAACCCGGCAGCGGCGCAGCTCTTCGGCACGTCGATGGCGGACGCCATCGGCCGGCGGCTGATTGAAGTGGCGCGGGACTACGAGCTGGAGGCGCTTGTCGAGCGGGCCGCGGCCGAGGGCCGGGGGCAGACGGCGATCACCCGGTTCGGGCCGCGGCGGGTGCCGCTCCGGGCGGCGGCCCTGCCGATCCGCGAAGGCGGCGACTGGGCGGTCCTGCTCATCCTTACTGACCTGACCGAAGTGCAGCGGCTGGACCAGGTGCGGCGGGACTTTGTGAGCAACGTGTCGCACGAGCTGCGGACGCCGCTGGCCTCGATCCGGGCGCTGGTCGAGACGCTGGCCGATGGGGTGGAGCCCGGGGAGGCGCCGGAGTTCTACGGGCGGATCCTGCGGCAGGTGGACCGGCTGACGACGCTGGTGAACGAGCTGCTCGACCTGTCGCGGATCGAATCGGGCGCCATGCCGCTGAAGCCGGAGCCGGTCTCGGTGGGCGAGGTGCTGGCCGAGGCCGCGAGCCTGCTGCAGACCCGGGCCGAAGCGGGCGATGTGACGATCATCGTGGAGGGGACGGACCTCGAGGTGGAGGCCGACCGTGCGGCGCTCCTGCGGGTGGCGACCAACCTGCTCGATAACGCCGTGAAGTGGTCGCCGCCGGGCGGGCGGGTGTGGGCGCAGGCCGCCGATGAAGGCGAACTCGTCGCGATTTCGGTGAAGGACGAGGGCCCGGGCATCCCGGAGCAGGACCTGCCGCGGGTGTTCGAGCGGTTCTTCAAGTCGGATGCCTCGCGGGCGAACGCGGGAGTGGGGCTGGGGCTGGCGATTGTGAAGCACCTGGTGCGGGCGCACGGCGGGACGGCGACGGTCGAGAGCACGCCGGGGCACGGGGCGCTCTTTACGGTGCGGCTGCCGAAGCGGTTCATCGGGCGGCGGCGCGACGTGCCGGGCTGA
- the mscL gene encoding large conductance mechanosensitive channel protein MscL — MSGIFKEFRDFVLRGNVLDLAVAVVIGAAFTTVVNSLVANVLTPFIAAIIGQPSFGEINFDIGDATIEIGLFFEAVVNFLIVAAVIFFFVIKPVNLLLERRKRGEAPADLPTPEDIQLLREIRDLLKERP, encoded by the coding sequence ATGTCCGGCATCTTCAAAGAGTTCCGGGATTTCGTGCTGCGGGGCAATGTGCTCGACCTCGCGGTAGCGGTCGTCATCGGGGCGGCGTTCACGACGGTCGTGAACTCGCTCGTGGCGAACGTGCTGACGCCGTTCATCGCTGCGATTATTGGCCAGCCGAGCTTCGGGGAGATCAACTTCGACATCGGCGACGCCACGATCGAGATTGGGCTGTTCTTCGAGGCGGTGGTGAACTTCCTGATCGTGGCGGCGGTCATCTTCTTCTTCGTCATCAAACCGGTGAACCTGCTCCTCGAGCGAAGGAAGCGGGGCGAGGCGCCGGCCGACCTGCCGACGCCCGAGGATATCCAGCTCCTGCGGGAGATCCGGGACCTGCTGAAGGAGCGGCCGTAG
- a CDS encoding Zn-dependent alcohol dehydrogenase, with product MKAAVFHGAHQPLTIEDVEIDRPRGREVIVRTVASGVCHSDLHFVDGLYPLQAPAILGHEAAGIVEEVGDQVTYVKPGDHVICCLSVFCGHCEMCVSGRPNLCRAPSRQRSADMPPKLTWRGTPVVQFANLGAYAEKMLVHENAIVKIREDMPLAAAALIGCGVTTGVGAVLNTAKMEPGASVAVFGCGGVGLAAIQGARIGGARMIIAVDTVESKLAKAKELGATHVVDASSRDPVEAIREISGGGVEYSFEAIGLKRAAEQAFECLAIGGTATIIGMIPVGQKVELDGPSFLQEKKIQGSAMGSNRFLRDMPRYVEFYMQGRLKLDEMITRTGRLEDVNDAFRAMKAGEVARTVLLFD from the coding sequence ATGAAAGCCGCGGTGTTCCACGGGGCGCACCAGCCGCTCACCATCGAAGACGTCGAGATCGACCGGCCGCGGGGCCGGGAGGTGATCGTCCGGACGGTCGCGTCGGGCGTGTGCCACAGCGACCTGCATTTCGTCGACGGGCTCTACCCGCTGCAGGCGCCGGCCATCCTCGGCCACGAGGCCGCGGGCATCGTGGAGGAAGTCGGCGACCAGGTGACCTACGTGAAGCCGGGCGACCACGTGATCTGCTGCCTGAGCGTGTTTTGCGGGCACTGCGAGATGTGCGTGAGCGGGCGTCCGAACCTGTGCCGGGCCCCAAGCCGGCAGCGGAGCGCGGACATGCCGCCGAAGCTGACCTGGCGGGGGACGCCGGTGGTGCAGTTTGCGAACCTGGGCGCCTACGCGGAGAAGATGCTCGTCCACGAGAACGCGATCGTGAAGATCCGGGAGGATATGCCGCTGGCCGCGGCCGCGCTGATCGGCTGCGGGGTGACAACGGGCGTCGGGGCCGTGCTGAACACGGCGAAGATGGAGCCGGGGGCCTCGGTGGCGGTGTTCGGGTGCGGCGGCGTGGGGCTGGCGGCGATCCAGGGGGCGCGCATCGGCGGCGCCCGGATGATCATCGCGGTCGACACGGTGGAATCGAAGCTGGCGAAGGCGAAGGAGCTGGGCGCGACCCACGTGGTCGATGCGTCGAGCCGCGACCCGGTGGAGGCGATCCGGGAGATCTCGGGCGGGGGCGTGGAGTACTCGTTCGAGGCGATCGGGCTGAAGCGGGCCGCGGAGCAGGCGTTCGAGTGCCTTGCCATCGGCGGGACGGCCACAATCATCGGGATGATCCCGGTGGGCCAGAAGGTGGAGCTGGATGGGCCGAGCTTCCTCCAGGAGAAGAAGATCCAGGGCTCGGCGATGGGTTCGAACCGGTTCCTGCGGGACATGCCGCGGTATGTGGAGTTCTACATGCAGGGGCGGCTGAAGCTGGACGAGATGATCACCCGCACGGGCCGGCTGGAGGACGTGAACGATGCGTTCCGGGCGATGAAAGCCGGCGAGGTGGCCCGGACGGTGCTGCTCTTCGACTGA